The Nocardia terpenica genome has a segment encoding these proteins:
- a CDS encoding SDR family oxidoreductase — translation MHVFVTGATGLIGSAVVAELLGNGHTVLALTRSDASARAAAAAGAEPLRGALADLDVVRAGAARADGVIHLAFANDFSSPDALARAVAEETAALTTLGEELLGSDRPLVTVAGTPAVPGRASTEADPLPGDGPVGGRGRTVTATLGLAARGVRTSAVRLPRTVHNQGSGGFAGVLTTFARRIGVSGYPGDGTQRWPAVHALDAAVLFRLALEKADAGTSWHAVADEGDPVRDIAAVIGRRLGLPVEPVAEDTYGPLGPIFATDQPSSSTHTRRALGWEPQHPNLLEDLENIQP, via the coding sequence ATGCACGTCTTTGTCACCGGCGCCACCGGTCTGATCGGGTCCGCCGTCGTCGCCGAACTCCTCGGCAACGGCCACACCGTCCTCGCCCTCACCCGCTCCGACGCCTCCGCCCGCGCCGCCGCGGCGGCCGGCGCCGAGCCGCTGCGCGGAGCCCTCGCCGATCTCGATGTCGTGCGCGCCGGCGCGGCCCGCGCCGACGGCGTGATCCACCTGGCCTTCGCCAACGACTTCAGCAGCCCCGACGCCCTCGCCCGAGCCGTCGCCGAGGAAACCGCCGCCCTCACCACCCTCGGCGAGGAACTGCTCGGCAGCGACCGGCCCCTGGTCACCGTCGCCGGGACGCCCGCCGTGCCGGGCCGGGCCTCCACCGAGGCCGACCCGCTGCCCGGCGACGGTCCGGTCGGCGGCCGCGGGCGCACGGTCACCGCGACCCTCGGCCTGGCCGCGCGCGGCGTCCGAACCTCGGCCGTGCGCCTGCCGCGCACCGTGCACAATCAGGGCAGCGGCGGATTCGCCGGTGTGCTGACCACTTTCGCCCGCCGGATCGGGGTATCGGGCTATCCCGGCGACGGCACCCAGCGCTGGCCCGCCGTGCACGCGCTCGACGCGGCGGTCCTGTTCCGCCTCGCCCTCGAAAAGGCCGACGCCGGAACCTCCTGGCACGCCGTGGCCGACGAGGGCGACCCGGTCCGCGATATCGCCGCGGTCATCGGCCGACGCCTGGGCCTGCCGGTCGAGCCCGTCGCCGAGGACACCTACGGCCCCCTCGGCCCGATCTTCGCCACCGACCAGCCCTCCTCCAGCACCCACACCCGCCGAGCACTCGGCTGGGAACCCCAGCACCCCAACCTTCTCGAGGACCTGGAAAACATCCAGCCCTGA
- a CDS encoding TetR/AcrR family transcriptional regulator — protein MGRTKEFDPDTALRAAMDLFWRKGYEATSMQDLVDHLGLGRGSIYGAFGGKHELYLAAVERYVDDSRIGLLERVSTPDSALDAVRELVRWYLRTALADAEAKGCLMMNTAVELPADEDAARLVAAGFDTMETVLTSALLRARAHGELPGDRDPAALARFLVTFLQGVRVIGKTALRRRFLDDAVDQALRLLA, from the coding sequence ATGGGCAGAACGAAGGAATTCGATCCGGACACCGCGTTGCGCGCGGCCATGGATCTGTTCTGGCGCAAGGGGTATGAGGCCACCTCCATGCAGGACCTCGTCGACCATCTCGGCCTCGGCCGCGGCAGCATCTACGGCGCGTTCGGCGGCAAGCACGAGCTCTACCTCGCCGCCGTCGAACGCTACGTCGACGACTCCCGCATCGGGCTGCTCGAGCGCGTCTCCACCCCCGACTCCGCCCTCGACGCGGTGCGCGAGCTCGTCCGCTGGTACCTGCGCACCGCGCTGGCCGACGCCGAGGCCAAGGGCTGTTTGATGATGAACACCGCCGTCGAACTACCCGCCGACGAGGACGCCGCCCGCCTGGTAGCCGCCGGTTTCGACACCATGGAAACCGTGCTCACCAGCGCCCTGCTGCGCGCCCGCGCGCACGGCGAACTCCCCGGCGACCGCGACCCGGCGGCGCTGGCCCGCTTCCTGGTCACCTTCCTGCAGGGCGTGCGCGTGATCGGGAAAACCGCACTGCGCCGACGCTTCCTCGACGACGCCGTCGACCAGGCCCTCCGCCTGCTCGCCTGA